One genomic region from Stackebrandtia nassauensis DSM 44728 encodes:
- a CDS encoding serine hydrolase domain-containing protein: protein MRTRTTVAGLVTGAALVAATVFTVGGAHADTVDTDPIQAAMEKLHDAGVHGVIARVDDNDQTWASAVGVADVDSGRPMSPDFEHRIGSITKTVTAVAILRQVEAGNLDLDDPVGDYLPRLLPGERGDKITVRMLLDHTSGINNHVDAMFPDLETSLDTVEKYRYRTWKPEKLARIGLKMEPTGEPGEKKSYSNTNYVIAGLVLEQVTGEDAEEHITREVIDRAGMRDTYFPGRDPSIDGPHSKAYLTIRNGEHGEFSVYNMTWAATAGALVSTADDQAAFAKALMGGRLLGDEQLAAMKDGLGLVSTELGGCEILGTNGAVPGMDSFLAFDETGERSIVIEGNTTDQRPEVADKIGKAYMGLINTAAEETLCDK, encoded by the coding sequence ATGAGAACTCGAACCACAGTGGCCGGATTGGTCACCGGTGCCGCGCTGGTCGCCGCGACGGTGTTCACCGTCGGCGGCGCGCACGCCGACACCGTCGACACCGATCCGATTCAGGCGGCGATGGAGAAACTCCACGACGCCGGGGTCCACGGCGTGATAGCCAGAGTGGACGACAACGATCAGACCTGGGCGAGCGCCGTGGGGGTCGCCGACGTCGACTCCGGACGGCCGATGTCGCCGGACTTCGAGCACCGCATCGGCAGCATCACCAAGACCGTCACCGCCGTGGCGATCCTGCGGCAGGTGGAGGCGGGCAACCTCGACCTCGACGACCCGGTCGGCGACTACCTGCCACGGCTGCTGCCCGGCGAGCGCGGCGACAAGATCACGGTTCGGATGCTGCTCGACCACACCAGCGGCATCAACAACCACGTCGACGCGATGTTCCCCGACCTCGAGACCTCACTGGACACCGTCGAGAAATACCGGTACCGCACCTGGAAACCCGAGAAACTGGCCCGGATCGGGCTGAAGATGGAACCCACCGGTGAACCCGGCGAGAAGAAGTCCTATTCGAACACGAACTACGTGATCGCGGGGCTGGTGCTGGAACAGGTGACCGGCGAGGACGCCGAGGAACACATCACCCGCGAGGTCATCGACCGGGCCGGAATGCGGGACACGTACTTCCCGGGCCGGGATCCGAGCATCGACGGCCCGCACTCCAAGGCGTACCTGACGATCCGCAACGGCGAGCACGGCGAGTTCAGTGTCTACAACATGACCTGGGCGGCCACGGCGGGCGCACTGGTGTCGACCGCCGACGACCAGGCCGCCTTCGCCAAGGCCCTGATGGGCGGACGGCTGCTGGGTGACGAGCAGCTCGCCGCGATGAAGGACGGGCTGGGGCTCGTGTCCACCGAACTGGGCGGCTGCGAAATCCTGGGCACCAACGGCGCGGTACCCGGCATGGACTCGTTCCTGGCCTTCGACGAGACCGGCGAACGGTCCATCGTGATCGAGGGCAACACCACCGACCAACGGCCCGAGGTCGCCGACAAGATCGGCAAGGCGTACATGGGCCTCATCAACACCGCTGCCGAGGAGACGCTGTGCGACAAGTGA
- a CDS encoding serine hydrolase domain-containing protein, whose protein sequence is MTQGIDVARLRSTMAALLAEYQIPSAALGVVADGEVTTVAVGDARLSPPRPATTETVYQCGSLTKTFTALAFMRLVDEGKVDLDRPVRTYLPDFAVADADTTARLTPRQLLNHTNGIEEAFGDPGEDTDVYRRMVDNIADAPQVQPLGHTHGYSAALGYAILARVMEVVEDKPWDAIMAERLFAPMGLTSTNTWREQVDPERAATGYILRSIEEGPIETPIDHLPRSYGPGGNITSTIGEVLTLARVILDGGTAPNGNRIVSATAVKEMMESRVPIPDPYMFGPYWGLGLITCDWDGHTVYAHDGSTIGQNARLRILPEQRLAIALLTNGGPRESFYKRLFNEILPEFGAPTVPELPQPDPDLVLDPSRYEGVYERPGARFEVRARDGGLGLTVFVDPEQAAFLGQPERITYPLLPVSPTHFLMPSDNPLEDTQTVAIHDFADGRARYLHTNCRLTPRTGDQ, encoded by the coding sequence ATGACACAAGGGATCGACGTCGCCCGACTGCGGTCGACGATGGCCGCGCTGCTGGCGGAGTACCAGATTCCCAGCGCGGCACTGGGAGTCGTGGCCGACGGTGAGGTCACCACGGTGGCCGTCGGCGACGCGCGACTGTCGCCGCCCAGGCCCGCGACCACCGAGACGGTGTACCAGTGCGGGTCGCTGACCAAGACGTTCACCGCGTTGGCGTTCATGCGACTCGTGGACGAGGGCAAGGTGGACCTCGACCGTCCGGTGCGGACCTACCTGCCGGACTTCGCCGTCGCCGACGCCGACACCACGGCCCGGCTCACGCCGCGTCAGCTGCTCAACCACACCAACGGCATCGAGGAGGCCTTCGGCGACCCGGGCGAGGACACCGACGTGTACCGGCGCATGGTCGACAACATCGCCGACGCCCCGCAGGTGCAGCCGCTGGGCCACACCCACGGGTACAGCGCCGCGCTGGGCTACGCGATCCTGGCCCGCGTCATGGAGGTCGTCGAGGACAAGCCCTGGGACGCGATCATGGCCGAGCGGCTGTTCGCCCCCATGGGTTTGACCAGCACCAACACCTGGCGCGAACAGGTGGACCCCGAGCGGGCCGCGACCGGGTACATCCTGCGGTCCATCGAGGAGGGACCGATCGAGACCCCGATCGACCACCTTCCCCGCTCCTACGGGCCCGGCGGCAACATCACCTCCACCATCGGCGAGGTACTCACGCTGGCGCGGGTGATTCTCGACGGCGGTACGGCGCCCAACGGCAACCGGATCGTCTCCGCCACGGCCGTGAAGGAGATGATGGAGTCGCGGGTCCCGATACCGGATCCGTACATGTTCGGGCCGTACTGGGGCCTGGGACTGATCACCTGCGACTGGGACGGCCACACCGTCTACGCGCACGACGGCAGCACCATCGGGCAGAACGCGCGGCTGCGCATCCTGCCGGAACAGCGGCTGGCGATCGCGCTGTTGACCAACGGCGGACCGCGAGAGAGCTTCTACAAGCGACTGTTCAATGAGATCCTTCCGGAGTTTGGCGCCCCCACGGTCCCCGAGCTGCCACAGCCCGATCCCGACCTGGTCCTCGACCCGTCGCGCTACGAGGGCGTCTACGAACGCCCCGGCGCCCGCTTCGAGGTGCGGGCCCGGGACGGCGGACTGGGGCTGACCGTGTTCGTCGACCCCGAACAGGCGGCGTTCCTGGGCCAGCCGGAGCGCATCACCTATCCGCTGCTTCCGGTGAGCCCCACCCATTTCCTGATGCCCTCGGACAATCCGCTCGAGGACACCCAGACCGTGGCGATCCACGACTTCGCCGACGGCCGGGCACGGTACCTCCACACCAACTGCCGCCTCACTCCCCGAACCGGCGACCAGTAG
- a CDS encoding carbohydrate ABC transporter permease has product MPSRAPSRRRSPATWVRGGGLTNLLFLAPLLLVFGAFAWVPIGQAVVMSFQQTNLVTPAQFVGLDNFETVLADPLLWTAIGNTAWFALLALLFGYPIPLVAAVLMSEVRKWRGLYSAIAYLPVVIPPVVAVLLWKFFFDAGPNGVFNTILGFVGLDAVPWLQDATTAMPSLVLEATWAAAGGTMIIYLAALTGVPPELYEAAEIDGASVWGKVWHVTLPQLRGVLLITFILQIIGTAQVFLEPFLFTGGGPANSTTTLLLLIYRYAFADSLGGDYGAATALSLMLAAFLALFSAVYFRLTRSWSTT; this is encoded by the coding sequence ATGCCGTCTAGGGCCCCGTCCCGCCGCCGCTCCCCCGCCACCTGGGTGCGCGGCGGCGGGCTCACCAACCTGCTGTTCCTGGCCCCGCTGTTGCTGGTGTTCGGCGCCTTCGCCTGGGTGCCGATCGGGCAGGCGGTGGTGATGAGCTTCCAGCAGACGAACCTGGTGACTCCGGCGCAGTTCGTCGGGCTCGACAACTTCGAGACCGTGCTGGCCGACCCGCTGCTGTGGACGGCGATCGGCAACACCGCCTGGTTCGCGTTGCTGGCGCTGCTGTTCGGCTACCCGATTCCGCTGGTCGCCGCGGTGCTGATGAGCGAGGTGCGCAAGTGGCGCGGCCTGTACAGCGCGATCGCGTACCTGCCGGTGGTGATCCCGCCGGTGGTGGCGGTGTTGCTGTGGAAGTTCTTCTTCGACGCCGGACCCAACGGCGTGTTCAACACGATCCTGGGTTTCGTCGGTCTGGACGCGGTGCCGTGGTTGCAGGACGCGACGACGGCGATGCCGTCGCTGGTGCTGGAGGCCACCTGGGCGGCGGCCGGGGGCACCATGATCATCTATCTGGCGGCGCTGACCGGGGTGCCGCCGGAGCTGTACGAGGCCGCCGAGATCGACGGCGCGTCGGTGTGGGGCAAGGTCTGGCACGTGACGCTGCCGCAGCTGCGCGGCGTCCTGCTGATCACGTTCATCCTCCAGATCATCGGCACCGCGCAGGTGTTCCTGGAGCCGTTCCTGTTCACCGGCGGCGGTCCGGCCAACTCGACCACCACGCTGCTGTTGCTGATCTACCGGTACGCCTTCGCCGACAGCCTCGGCGGCGACTACGGTGCCGCCACGGCGTTGAGCCTGATGCTCGCGGCGTTCCTGGCGCTGTTCTCGGCGGTGTACTTCCGACTCACCAGGTCCTGGAGCACCACATGA
- a CDS encoding glycoside hydrolase family 13 protein, with amino-acid sequence MSETASTSPDTAARWWRNAVIYQIYPRSFADGDGDGTGDLAGIRSRLPYLVDLGVDAIWFTPWYVSPLADGGYDVADYRRIDPAFGSLADAEALIAEAAALGLRTIVDVVPNHGSDQHPWFREALLSPPGSPQRQRFWFADGKGDNGELPPTNWVSSFDGGTWTRVKNPDGELGQWYLHLFAPEQPDWNWNHPDVVAEHEDVLRFWFERGVAGIRIDSAALPVKDPDLPEVTSQVGGEHPYLDRDELHDIYRGWRRVADSFGADRMLVGEVWLADPKRFALYLRPDEMHTAFNFDFMARPWRAGELRESIQSTLDSHREVKAPPTWVLSNHDVTRPVTRFGRADSGFSFAAKTFGVATDLELGRRRARAAALLSAALPGSLYIYQGDELGLPEVEDLPAEAISDPMHFRSGGRDPGRDGCRVPLPWTRTGPSLGFGDGEDPAAPWLPQPSDWGELSVAAQREDPDSMLRLYRELLAIRRREPGLRGEDFAWLDLDAEMAGLGEGRNSSAQVAGRDRDRALGAEVIAFRRGIDLACVVNLGDSPVKLPPHTSVLLASDDITGDRLPADTAAWLRVPTPKQI; translated from the coding sequence GTGTCAGAGACAGCGTCCACCAGCCCCGACACCGCTGCGCGATGGTGGCGAAACGCGGTGATCTACCAGATCTATCCGCGCAGCTTCGCCGACGGCGACGGCGACGGAACCGGTGACCTGGCGGGAATCCGGTCCCGGCTTCCCTACCTTGTGGACCTGGGTGTCGACGCGATCTGGTTCACCCCCTGGTACGTCTCGCCGCTGGCCGACGGGGGTTACGACGTCGCCGACTACCGGCGGATCGACCCGGCCTTCGGCAGTCTCGCCGACGCCGAGGCGCTGATCGCCGAGGCGGCCGCGCTGGGCCTGCGCACCATCGTCGACGTCGTCCCCAACCACGGCTCCGACCAGCACCCGTGGTTTCGCGAGGCGCTGCTGTCACCGCCGGGTTCGCCGCAGCGGCAACGGTTCTGGTTCGCCGACGGCAAGGGCGACAACGGTGAGCTGCCGCCGACGAACTGGGTGTCCAGTTTCGACGGCGGCACCTGGACCCGGGTGAAGAACCCGGACGGCGAGCTGGGGCAGTGGTACCTGCACCTGTTCGCCCCCGAGCAGCCCGACTGGAACTGGAACCACCCCGACGTCGTCGCCGAACACGAGGACGTGCTGCGGTTCTGGTTCGAGCGCGGTGTCGCCGGGATCCGCATCGACTCGGCGGCGCTGCCGGTCAAGGATCCGGACCTGCCGGAGGTGACCAGCCAGGTCGGCGGCGAGCACCCGTATCTGGACCGCGACGAGCTGCACGACATCTACCGGGGCTGGCGCCGGGTCGCCGACTCCTTCGGCGCCGACCGGATGCTGGTGGGCGAGGTGTGGCTGGCCGACCCGAAGCGGTTCGCGCTGTACCTGCGTCCCGACGAGATGCACACGGCGTTCAACTTCGACTTCATGGCGCGGCCGTGGCGGGCGGGCGAGCTGCGCGAGTCCATCCAGTCCACCCTGGATTCGCATCGGGAGGTCAAGGCACCGCCGACCTGGGTGCTGTCCAACCACGACGTCACCCGCCCGGTGACCCGGTTCGGGCGCGCGGACTCCGGCTTCAGTTTCGCGGCCAAGACCTTCGGGGTGGCCACCGACCTGGAACTGGGGCGCCGACGCGCCCGGGCGGCGGCGCTGTTGAGCGCGGCACTGCCGGGTTCGCTGTACATCTACCAGGGCGACGAGCTGGGGCTGCCCGAAGTGGAGGACCTGCCCGCCGAGGCCATCAGCGACCCGATGCACTTTCGTTCCGGCGGCCGCGATCCCGGCCGCGACGGCTGCCGGGTTCCGTTGCCATGGACCCGCACGGGGCCGTCGCTGGGGTTCGGCGACGGCGAGGACCCGGCCGCCCCGTGGCTGCCGCAACCCTCCGATTGGGGGGAGCTGTCGGTGGCGGCCCAGCGCGAGGATCCCGACTCGATGCTGCGGCTGTACCGCGAGCTGTTGGCGATCCGGCGCCGGGAACCCGGCCTGCGCGGCGAGGACTTCGCCTGGCTGGACCTCGATGCCGAGATGGCCGGGCTCGGCGAGGGCCGGAACTCGTCCGCCCAGGTGGCCGGGCGCGACCGGGATCGCGCGCTCGGTGCCGAGGTGATCGCGTTTCGGCGCGGCATCGACCTCGCCTGCGTCGTCAACCTCGGCGACTCCCCCGTGAAGCTTCCCCCGCACACGTCAGTACTGCTTGCCAGCGACGACATCACCGGCGACCGGCTGCCCGCCGATACCGCCGCCTGGCTGCGTGTGCCCACCCCCAAACAAATTTAG
- a CDS encoding serine hydrolase domain-containing protein — MRQVIPRRRLLGAGLAAAVAVPVLGWAGTATAREDAAAKIRSGAEKLCRDGVPGLVYAARSTDWRAVEAVGVADMDSGRPMREHYRSRMASISKTFTAVGVLRLVADGLVDVDALADDYLPGVIDGDRAKRITVRMLLNHTTGIGDYGGVYFEGDSREAVERLRWSRAEPQDSARVGLEQPATNEPGEKFDYSNTNYVLLGMIITKVTGVDAEEWLNREVIRAAGLRDTYFPGTAMRIKGPHSKAYHRFPDGDLGEYSVFRMRWDSTAGSLIATPADVGAFYRALLRGELLPSAQLKQLKTLVPAPDEDHGYGMGLGALKLPGKGLAWFHGGGNPGVHTGAWVSDDGKRSFVYSFNMTGVAYEAIEAWQQDAMRRVLFP; from the coding sequence GTGCGACAAGTGATCCCGCGACGACGACTGCTGGGCGCCGGGCTGGCCGCGGCGGTGGCCGTGCCGGTCCTCGGCTGGGCGGGCACCGCGACCGCGCGCGAGGACGCCGCCGCGAAGATTCGGTCCGGTGCCGAGAAGCTGTGCCGCGACGGGGTTCCCGGCCTGGTGTACGCGGCGCGCAGTACCGACTGGCGGGCGGTCGAGGCCGTCGGTGTGGCCGATATGGACTCAGGACGACCGATGCGGGAGCACTACCGCTCCCGGATGGCCAGCATCTCCAAGACCTTCACCGCCGTGGGCGTGCTGCGGTTGGTCGCCGACGGACTCGTCGATGTGGACGCGCTGGCCGATGACTACCTGCCGGGCGTCATCGACGGCGACCGCGCGAAGCGGATCACGGTGCGGATGCTGCTCAACCACACCACCGGCATCGGCGACTACGGCGGTGTCTACTTCGAGGGCGATTCCCGCGAAGCCGTGGAGCGGCTGCGCTGGTCGAGGGCCGAACCGCAGGACTCGGCGCGGGTCGGGCTGGAACAGCCCGCCACCAACGAACCCGGCGAGAAGTTCGACTACAGCAACACCAACTACGTCCTCTTGGGGATGATCATCACGAAAGTGACCGGTGTGGACGCCGAGGAATGGCTCAACCGGGAGGTGATCCGGGCCGCCGGGCTGCGCGACACCTACTTCCCCGGCACCGCGATGCGCATCAAGGGGCCGCATTCCAAGGCGTACCACCGTTTCCCGGACGGCGACCTCGGCGAGTACAGCGTCTTCAGGATGCGCTGGGACTCCACCGCCGGTTCGCTCATCGCCACGCCCGCCGACGTCGGCGCGTTCTATCGGGCGCTGCTGCGCGGCGAACTGCTGCCGTCGGCGCAACTGAAGCAGCTCAAGACCCTCGTCCCGGCACCGGACGAGGATCACGGCTACGGCATGGGGCTGGGCGCGCTGAAGCTGCCCGGGAAGGGCCTGGCCTGGTTCCACGGCGGCGGCAATCCGGGCGTCCACACCGGAGCCTGGGTCAGCGACGACGGGAAGCGCAGCTTCGTGTACTCGTTCAACATGACCGGGGTCGCCTACGAGGCGATCGAAGCCTGGCAGCAGGACGCGATGCGTCGGGTGCTGTTCCCGTAG
- a CDS encoding carbohydrate ABC transporter permease has translation MKSTSDSNGGLLSAADWRRPGVRRTARTVHTLLLVVLFVVGLGPMLWLAKAAVTPTRDTLREPLSLWPNGFDFANLSEAWTRVEIDKHFLNTVIIAVGAWFVQLLVATTAGFALSVLRPRYGRVLTGLVLATLFLPPVVLLVPMYLNVVEVSMIDTFWAVWLPAGANAFNVLLVQRFFDNLPREVFEAAIMDGAGAGRLFWSVVLPMSRPVLGVVSVFAVIATWKDFLWPMLVLPTPAMQPLSVRLPVLQQYIELDVFLAALAISTVLPVAVFLVFQRLFLSGGGLSGAVKG, from the coding sequence ATGAAATCCACTTCAGACTCGAACGGCGGACTGCTGTCGGCCGCCGACTGGCGCCGTCCCGGCGTCCGCCGCACCGCCAGGACGGTGCACACGCTGCTGCTGGTGGTGCTGTTCGTGGTCGGCCTGGGGCCGATGCTGTGGCTGGCCAAGGCCGCCGTCACCCCGACCCGCGACACGTTGCGCGAGCCGCTGTCGTTGTGGCCCAACGGCTTCGACTTCGCCAACCTGTCCGAGGCGTGGACGCGGGTCGAGATCGACAAGCACTTCCTCAACACCGTGATCATCGCCGTGGGTGCCTGGTTCGTGCAGCTGCTGGTCGCGACCACCGCCGGTTTCGCGTTGTCGGTGCTGCGACCGCGCTACGGCAGGGTACTGACGGGGCTGGTGCTGGCGACGCTGTTCCTGCCGCCGGTGGTGCTGCTGGTGCCGATGTACCTCAACGTCGTGGAAGTGTCCATGATCGACACGTTCTGGGCGGTGTGGCTGCCCGCCGGCGCCAACGCCTTCAACGTCCTGTTGGTGCAACGGTTCTTCGACAACCTGCCCCGGGAGGTCTTCGAGGCGGCCATCATGGACGGCGCCGGGGCGGGGCGGTTGTTCTGGTCGGTGGTGCTGCCGATGTCACGGCCGGTGCTGGGCGTGGTCTCGGTGTTCGCGGTCATCGCCACCTGGAAGGACTTCCTGTGGCCGATGCTGGTGCTGCCCACCCCGGCCATGCAGCCGCTGTCGGTGCGGCTTCCGGTGTTGCAGCAGTACATCGAACTCGACGTCTTCCTCGCCGCGCTGGCGATATCGACCGTCCTGCCCGTCGCCGTGTTCCTGGTCTTCCAACGGCTGTTCCTGTCCGGCGGCGGGCTGAGCGGCGCGGTCAAGGGCTGA
- a CDS encoding LacI family DNA-binding transcriptional regulator: MAEQAGVSMMTVSNVVNGNHARVSQETIGRVRRIAAELGYIPNASARSLAARSSRMIGLLIPAADSDSLTISPHNMAILGQIERALRKRDYHLLLRGIADPEEVTAALKSWDLDGAILLGFHEAELARISGPAVDAARVLAIDGYTQGPLISGVRSDDFAGARLAADHLLELGHRAIVFTGPPPAPSGVVRQRLDGFRQAFADHGSTWDETLLEPVDTNTHEHGRRLGLRLRADHPEVTAVFATADILAIGIMEGLAESGAAVPTDVSVVGFDDLDLCRYVTPKLTTIAQDITAKADTAVELLLRSIESEEHADQPVTLDVHLVRRDSTAPPR; this comes from the coding sequence GTGGCCGAGCAGGCGGGCGTCAGCATGATGACCGTCTCCAATGTGGTCAACGGCAATCACGCGCGCGTCTCCCAGGAGACCATCGGCCGGGTGCGGCGCATCGCCGCCGAACTGGGGTACATCCCCAACGCCTCGGCCCGCAGCCTCGCCGCCCGCAGCTCCCGGATGATCGGGCTGCTGATCCCGGCCGCCGACTCCGACAGCCTCACCATCAGCCCGCACAACATGGCGATCCTGGGCCAGATCGAACGCGCGCTGCGCAAACGCGACTACCACCTGCTGCTGCGCGGCATCGCCGATCCCGAGGAGGTCACCGCCGCCCTGAAGTCCTGGGACCTGGACGGCGCGATCCTGCTGGGCTTCCACGAGGCCGAACTGGCGCGCATCAGCGGCCCGGCCGTCGACGCCGCCCGGGTGCTGGCCATCGACGGCTACACCCAGGGCCCGTTGATATCCGGGGTCCGCTCCGACGACTTCGCCGGTGCCCGGCTGGCCGCCGACCACCTACTGGAACTGGGCCACCGCGCCATCGTCTTCACCGGACCGCCGCCCGCCCCCAGCGGCGTGGTCCGGCAGCGACTGGACGGCTTCCGGCAGGCCTTCGCCGACCACGGGTCCACCTGGGACGAAACACTGCTGGAACCCGTCGACACCAACACCCACGAGCACGGCCGCAGGCTCGGCCTGCGGCTGCGCGCCGACCACCCCGAGGTCACCGCGGTCTTCGCCACCGCCGACATCCTCGCCATCGGGATCATGGAGGGCCTGGCCGAGTCCGGGGCGGCGGTGCCCACCGACGTGTCCGTGGTCGGCTTCGACGACCTGGACCTGTGCCGCTATGTCACCCCGAAGCTGACCACGATCGCCCAGGACATCACCGCCAAGGCCGACACCGCCGTCGAACTGCTGCTGCGCTCGATCGAATCCGAGGAGCACGCGGATCAGCCGGTGACCCTGGACGTCCACCTGGTGCGCCGCGACTCCACCGCCCCGCCGCGCTGA
- a CDS encoding Clp protease N-terminal domain-containing protein: MNAFDKYLHAVIMRAQIEASDEGSPSIEASHLLLAIAAEPDASAQRLLASLGLDRDAIRRALDREFEHSLSVVGVSRASYDLPRATRMPSRPSMGTSAKLALERLVKGYRKKDLRSGHVLLGVLMAEVGTVPRALRLAGIDPDEARTQVKEAL; this comes from the coding sequence TTGAACGCGTTCGACAAGTACCTGCACGCGGTCATCATGCGGGCCCAGATCGAGGCCAGCGACGAGGGTTCACCGTCCATTGAGGCGAGCCACCTGCTGCTGGCCATCGCGGCCGAACCCGACGCGTCGGCCCAACGGCTGCTGGCGTCGCTCGGGCTCGACCGGGACGCGATCCGTCGGGCTCTCGACCGGGAGTTCGAGCACAGCCTGAGCGTGGTGGGGGTGTCGCGGGCGTCGTACGACCTGCCCCGCGCCACCAGGATGCCCAGCCGCCCCTCGATGGGGACCTCGGCGAAGCTCGCCCTGGAGCGCCTGGTCAAGGGCTACCGCAAGAAGGACCTGCGGTCGGGACACGTGCTGCTGGGCGTCCTCATGGCCGAGGTGGGCACGGTGCCGCGCGCCCTGCGACTGGCGGGCATCGACCCGGACGAGGCACGGACGCAAGTCAAAGAAGCGCTATAA
- a CDS encoding GbsR/MarR family transcriptional regulator, which produces MSTDEDRTERHAFAEELGLYMESKGLPRIPGRVLGWLLVCEPEHQSAEELAEALTTSRGSISMATQYLQRAGVVERYPVPGSRRIYYRIRPGFWLNEASEKAKVAEEAVKLAERGLSTMADSSEDSRARLRDMRDMYSFLATEYARIENKWRQMQKE; this is translated from the coding sequence ATGAGCACTGATGAGGACCGGACCGAACGGCACGCCTTCGCCGAAGAGCTCGGCCTGTACATGGAATCCAAAGGGCTGCCCCGCATCCCGGGGCGCGTCCTGGGATGGCTGTTGGTGTGCGAACCCGAACACCAGTCCGCCGAGGAACTGGCCGAAGCCCTCACGACCAGCCGGGGCTCGATCAGCATGGCCACGCAGTACCTGCAACGCGCCGGGGTGGTCGAGCGGTATCCGGTGCCGGGGTCGCGGCGGATCTACTACCGGATCCGGCCCGGTTTCTGGCTCAACGAGGCCTCCGAGAAGGCCAAGGTCGCCGAGGAGGCGGTCAAGCTCGCCGAACGTGGATTGTCCACCATGGCCGATTCCTCCGAGGACAGCAGAGCACGACTTCGCGACATGCGCGACATGTACTCGTTTCTCGCCACCGAGTACGCCCGAATAGAGAACAAGTGGCGGCAGATGCAGAAAGAGTGA
- a CDS encoding ABC transporter substrate-binding protein — MLSAKPLGPVLVLLTATVLVSGCSGSDDYGEDGRLQVEVAMDAGLEKSAKKVLDERVKHFEKANEDIDIIPQEYTWEATTFTAQLAGDTLPDVFTAPFTDGRGLIERKQIADISALVADLPYADKFNPGIAKAGSDAKDRIWAVPVSAYGQALHYNRALFDEAGLDPDKPPTTWKEVREAAKKIADETGEAGYVQMTKDNTGGWILTTLDNALGGRVEELDGDKATSTINTPQMVEALELLRDMRWKDDSMGDNFLHDWAGSNQDFAAGRIGMYITGGGNYGQLMAQNDIKPDDYGVTVVPLSDSPDAGVLGGGTLAAVNASASEEVKAAAVKWIDFYYMEKLTDAKAAKLDAKTTAESGQAVGAPLLPVFDKKTYDKQQEWIADYINVPVDQMKPYTDNMFDQPLATEPTKSTQEVYGVMDTVVQSVLTEEDADIDKLLDTAEKEAQALLDKAAKK; from the coding sequence ATGCTTTCAGCAAAGCCACTTGGACCCGTGTTGGTCCTGTTGACCGCGACGGTCCTCGTCTCCGGTTGTTCCGGCAGCGACGACTACGGCGAGGACGGACGGCTTCAGGTCGAGGTCGCCATGGACGCGGGCCTGGAGAAGAGCGCCAAGAAGGTGCTCGACGAACGGGTCAAGCACTTCGAGAAGGCCAATGAGGACATCGACATCATCCCCCAGGAGTACACCTGGGAAGCGACCACGTTCACCGCGCAGCTCGCCGGTGACACGCTTCCCGATGTCTTCACCGCGCCGTTCACCGACGGCCGCGGCCTGATCGAACGCAAGCAGATCGCCGACATCAGCGCGCTGGTCGCCGACCTGCCCTACGCCGACAAGTTCAACCCGGGGATCGCCAAGGCCGGTTCGGATGCCAAGGACCGGATCTGGGCGGTACCGGTCTCGGCCTACGGCCAGGCGCTGCACTACAACCGCGCCCTGTTCGACGAGGCCGGGCTCGATCCGGACAAGCCGCCCACGACCTGGAAGGAGGTCCGCGAGGCAGCCAAGAAGATCGCCGACGAGACCGGCGAGGCCGGGTACGTCCAGATGACCAAGGACAACACCGGCGGCTGGATCCTGACCACACTGGACAACGCCCTCGGCGGCCGGGTCGAGGAGCTCGACGGCGACAAGGCCACGTCCACCATCAACACACCACAGATGGTGGAGGCGCTGGAGTTGTTGCGGGACATGCGCTGGAAGGACGACAGCATGGGCGACAACTTCCTGCACGACTGGGCCGGGTCCAACCAGGACTTCGCGGCCGGGCGGATCGGCATGTACATCACCGGCGGCGGCAACTACGGGCAGCTGATGGCGCAGAACGACATCAAGCCGGACGACTACGGCGTGACGGTGGTGCCGCTGTCGGACTCCCCCGACGCCGGGGTACTGGGCGGCGGGACGCTGGCGGCGGTGAACGCCTCCGCCAGCGAGGAGGTCAAGGCGGCGGCGGTGAAGTGGATCGACTTCTACTACATGGAGAAGCTCACCGACGCCAAGGCCGCCAAGCTGGACGCCAAGACCACCGCCGAGTCCGGGCAGGCCGTGGGGGCGCCGCTGCTGCCGGTCTTCGACAAGAAGACCTACGACAAGCAGCAGGAGTGGATCGCCGACTACATCAACGTGCCGGTGGACCAGATGAAGCCCTACACCGACAACATGTTCGACCAGCCGTTGGCGACCGAACCGACGAAGTCCACCCAGGAGGTCTACGGCGTCATGGACACGGTGGTGCAGTCGGTGCTGACCGAAGAGGACGCCGACATCGACAAGCTGCTGGACACCGCCGAGAAAGAGGCGCAGGCACTGCTCGACAAGGCCGCGAAGAAGTGA